Proteins encoded within one genomic window of Candidatus Syntrophocurvum alkaliphilum:
- a CDS encoding adenylosuccinate synthase, protein MSSVVLVGAQWGDEGKGKITDFLAKKADVIVRYQGGSNAGHTVEVDNEKFMLHLIPSGILYPNKLSIIGNGVVVDMEKLIQEIKGLEKRGIDTSMLRISSRASVVMPYHKKIDEIEDRTNKIGTTKKGIGPAYSDKIKRVGFRITDILYDKNFKERFKAEVRRKNHLITEFYQEKGFDHEVLYEQILQQAKAIQKYVADTSVLIYTAINNGDKVLFEGAQGTLLDIDHGTYPFVTSSSPTAGGACAGAGIGPTNIDRVLGVAKAYTTRVGEGPFPTELLGEQGDILRNKGAEFGTTTGRPRRCGWLDAVILRYAVRINGLTDIALTKMDVMDSFPTIKICIAYKYHGEMIYEFPESSDILEHCEPVYIEIPGWQQDISSITNFEGLPENAKKYIEKLEELLGVKSSLIAVGPKRDQTIVLENIFA, encoded by the coding sequence ATGTCATCTGTAGTTTTAGTAGGGGCTCAATGGGGGGACGAAGGCAAGGGCAAAATAACTGATTTCTTAGCAAAAAAGGCTGATGTCATTGTTAGATATCAAGGAGGAAGCAATGCTGGGCATACTGTCGAGGTAGATAATGAAAAATTTATGCTACACCTAATTCCATCAGGAATACTATACCCTAATAAATTGAGCATTATAGGAAATGGCGTTGTAGTGGATATGGAGAAATTAATACAAGAGATAAAAGGGTTAGAAAAACGAGGAATCGATACAAGTATGTTAAGAATTAGTAGTCGTGCCTCAGTAGTTATGCCTTATCATAAAAAAATAGATGAGATAGAAGATCGTACTAATAAAATAGGTACTACAAAAAAAGGAATAGGGCCTGCTTATTCTGATAAAATAAAGAGAGTAGGATTTAGAATTACTGATATATTATATGATAAAAACTTTAAAGAAAGATTTAAAGCAGAAGTACGAAGAAAAAATCATTTAATAACTGAATTTTACCAAGAAAAAGGTTTTGACCATGAGGTGCTTTATGAACAGATATTACAACAAGCAAAGGCTATACAAAAATACGTTGCTGATACTTCTGTATTAATATACACTGCCATAAATAATGGTGATAAAGTATTGTTTGAAGGTGCACAAGGTACACTTTTAGATATTGACCATGGAACATATCCATTTGTAACATCATCTAGTCCAACAGCCGGAGGAGCTTGTGCAGGTGCAGGCATAGGACCTACAAATATTGATAGAGTATTAGGTGTTGCCAAGGCATATACCACAAGAGTTGGAGAAGGACCATTTCCAACTGAGCTTTTAGGGGAACAAGGAGATATCTTAAGAAACAAGGGAGCAGAGTTTGGTACAACAACAGGAAGGCCTAGAAGATGCGGTTGGTTAGATGCAGTAATTTTAAGATATGCAGTTAGAATTAATGGACTAACTGATATTGCATTAACAAAAATGGATGTAATGGATAGCTTTCCAACTATAAAAATATGTATTGCCTACAAATATCATGGAGAAATGATATATGAATTTCCAGAAAGCTCAGATATCCTTGAGCATTGTGAACCAGTATATATAGAGATACCAGGATGGCAGCAAGATATATCAAGTATTACTAACTTCGAGGGTCTGCCAGAAAACGCCAAAAAATATATTGAAAAACTAGAGGAATTACTAGGAGTTAAATCTTCATTAATTGCAGTTGGTCCTAAAAGAGATCAAACAATCGTATTGGAAAATATTTTTGCTTAA
- the scfB gene encoding thioether cross-link-forming SCIFF peptide maturase, protein MIPLTAYKFEKNIHLYRYNDLNIMLDVNSGAVHLLDDMTYLLVQKTIDFNGDIYKAKEYYMTHYSEEVLNEAILEIVAAYKDGAMFSEEENLEVDFGNMPLKAICLNIAHTCNMKCKYCFASEGSFGGDTSLMPIETGKKTLDFLIEKSNGVKNLEIDFFGGEPLLNFELVKELVFYGRQKEKEYNKKINFTLTTNVLLLDDEIMDFIVKNNISIILSLDGRPEINDYHRNLKNGEGTYNLIVPLIKKMINKKPQSYYVRGTFTRNNLDFVNDFKHLVNLDIDAISLEPAVGVDNPYSIKEEDMPRVLKEYDKLTDYLLECFEKKKDIHFFHYNLDLQKGPCIAKRTSGCGAGIEYIAVTPEGDVYPCHQFIGKKDFCMGNVTTKKLANQMVDKFKTNHLHKEICNSCWARYYCGGGCHANAYDYNNSISIPYKNGCAMHKKRIEGAIYLELKKKISQ, encoded by the coding sequence ATGATACCTTTAACAGCATACAAATTTGAAAAAAACATACATTTATATCGATATAACGACCTTAATATAATGCTAGATGTTAATAGCGGAGCAGTACATTTATTAGACGACATGACCTATTTACTTGTACAAAAAACAATAGATTTCAATGGTGATATATATAAGGCTAAGGAATATTATATGACTCATTATTCGGAGGAAGTTCTTAATGAAGCTATACTAGAGATAGTAGCCGCATATAAAGATGGTGCTATGTTTAGTGAAGAAGAAAACCTAGAAGTAGACTTTGGTAATATGCCATTAAAAGCTATATGTTTAAATATAGCTCATACTTGTAATATGAAGTGCAAATATTGTTTTGCTAGTGAGGGCAGTTTTGGTGGAGATACCTCACTTATGCCAATTGAAACAGGAAAAAAAACATTAGATTTTTTAATAGAAAAAAGTAATGGAGTGAAAAACCTTGAAATAGATTTTTTCGGTGGGGAACCACTATTAAACTTTGAATTAGTAAAGGAATTAGTATTCTATGGGAGACAAAAGGAGAAGGAATATAACAAGAAAATCAACTTTACCCTAACTACAAATGTCTTATTGCTAGATGATGAAATAATGGACTTTATAGTAAAAAACAACATTAGCATTATTTTAAGTTTAGATGGTAGGCCTGAGATCAATGATTATCATAGAAACTTAAAAAATGGTGAAGGAACTTATAATTTAATTGTCCCACTAATTAAAAAAATGATTAATAAAAAGCCACAAAGTTATTATGTACGAGGAACTTTTACTCGTAATAATTTAGATTTTGTTAATGACTTTAAGCATTTGGTTAATTTAGATATAGATGCAATTTCATTAGAACCTGCAGTTGGAGTTGATAATCCATATTCAATAAAAGAAGAGGATATGCCAAGAGTTCTAAAAGAATATGATAAGCTAACTGACTATCTATTAGAGTGTTTTGAAAAAAAGAAAGATATCCATTTTTTTCACTATAATCTTGACTTACAAAAAGGACCTTGTATTGCAAAAAGAACTAGTGGGTGTGGTGCAGGTATAGAATATATAGCAGTAACACCTGAGGGAGATGTATACCCATGCCATCAATTTATTGGTAAAAAGGATTTTTGCATGGGGAATGTAACTACTAAGAAATTAGCTAATCAAATGGTAGATAAATTTAAAACAAATCATTTGCATAAGGAAATTTGCAACTCATGTTGGGCTAGATATTATTGTGGTGGTGGATGTCATGCCAATGCCTATGACTATAATAATAGTATTAGCATTCCCTATAAAAATGGCTGTGCAATGCACAAAAAAAGAATTGAAGGAGCTATATACTTAGAACTAAAGAAAAAAATAAGTCAATAG
- the scfA gene encoding six-cysteine ranthipeptide SCIFF, whose translation MNKHIITVIKPNLKRSDDKINCRECATSCQSACKTSCTVGNQVCRN comes from the coding sequence GTGAATAAACATATTATTACTGTAATAAAACCTAACCTTAAAAGATCAGATGATAAAATCAACTGTAGAGAATGTGCAACATCTTGTCAATCAGCATGCAAAACATCATGTACTGTTGGTAATCAGGTTTGTAGAAATTAA